A region of Aliivibrio fischeri DNA encodes the following proteins:
- a CDS encoding phage tail protein, which yields MKLTLLIDNKPTVFFSANLRYSIEQLAHEFNCRIPVMVIERPLSIEFKLDGQRIFTGMIDRATNTTTSSEHSMAISGRSKSANMIDSRITMDAQYGQTIDRLLHAIAKEFGLGVHCSIDKSALVPISEFQINGESPVDNFAQLIKEQGFILVERDGVLTIENPAQATLDGVALEVGKNIEELVIDKNFTEQFYHIEVQGQWDDANAVVTYAPANTQRRTVFISDQLQTAEACQSRAEYERDLAIAKGLSASTSIGDVFVELTGQAINRTIRVIDKTQDFSEMLLVKTLDLSVTETSAETKVEFFRPFKEKANV from the coding sequence ATGAAGTTAACCTTATTGATTGATAATAAGCCAACCGTATTTTTTAGCGCGAACCTTCGCTATTCCATCGAGCAGCTAGCGCATGAGTTTAACTGTCGCATTCCCGTTATGGTGATAGAGCGTCCATTGTCGATTGAATTTAAGTTGGATGGCCAACGTATTTTTACAGGGATGATCGATAGAGCGACGAACACGACCACAAGCAGTGAACATTCTATGGCGATAAGTGGGCGCTCTAAAAGTGCCAACATGATTGATTCACGCATTACGATGGATGCGCAATACGGCCAAACCATTGACCGCTTATTACATGCCATCGCAAAAGAATTTGGACTCGGGGTTCACTGCTCTATTGATAAGAGTGCATTAGTGCCTATTTCAGAATTTCAAATCAATGGTGAATCGCCGGTTGATAATTTTGCTCAGCTCATTAAAGAGCAAGGTTTTATTCTTGTTGAGCGTGATGGCGTACTTACGATTGAAAATCCTGCACAAGCCACACTTGATGGAGTAGCGCTTGAGGTGGGTAAAAATATTGAAGAGCTTGTGATTGATAAAAATTTCACTGAGCAATTTTACCATATTGAAGTTCAAGGTCAGTGGGATGATGCCAACGCGGTCGTGACTTATGCACCGGCGAATACTCAGCGACGAACGGTTTTTATTTCAGACCAACTTCAAACCGCAGAAGCTTGCCAATCACGTGCGGAATATGAGCGAGATTTAGCGATTGCAAAAGGATTGAGTGCATCCACATCCATTGGTGATGTGTTTGTTGAGTTAACTGGACAAGCCATAAACCGAACTATCCGAGTCATCGATAAAACACAAGATTTCAGTGAAATGCTGTTGGTCAAAACGTTGGATTTATCCGTAACCGAAACCAGTGCTGAAACTAAAGTGGAGTTCTTTAGACCCTTTAAGGAGAAAGCGAATGTTTAA
- a CDS encoding phage baseplate assembly protein, producing MFNRLMSRIKNMVAIGSVTGANTKVLQIKTSTSKTNDRIKRLHNYGFVSRPKVGSRAYLLFLGGVMSRGFSFCVEDERYEMELEEGEVAMMDDKGNVVHFTKNGISITSLGAVEVNAKKDVTLKADGKAIVTAQLIELNGLKVVLLGIVMVVLFQVHRMLWHQKK from the coding sequence ATGTTTAACCGGTTGATGAGTCGCATTAAAAACATGGTGGCGATTGGTAGTGTGACGGGGGCCAACACCAAAGTGTTGCAGATAAAAACATCTACGAGCAAAACCAATGATCGCATTAAACGGTTACATAACTATGGTTTTGTCAGTCGCCCTAAAGTGGGCTCTCGTGCATACCTTCTTTTTCTTGGTGGCGTGATGAGCCGAGGTTTTTCATTTTGCGTCGAAGATGAACGTTATGAAATGGAATTGGAAGAGGGTGAAGTGGCCATGATGGATGATAAAGGCAATGTGGTTCATTTTACGAAAAATGGCATTTCCATTACATCGCTTGGTGCGGTTGAGGTAAATGCCAAAAAAGACGTCACGCTAAAGGCCGATGGTAAAGCCATTGTGACGGCTCAACTAATTGAGCTCAATGGGCTGAAGGTGGTGTTGTTAGGGATTGTGATGGTTGTGCTTTTTCAGGTGCACCGCATGCTGTGGCATCAAAAAAAGTAA
- a CDS encoding phage GP46 family protein: MTYFNLNAITAPINTKEGLTHAVLQSVLNHAEATKNDRARMENRERGGCWNDEYIRSIGSRDWTLKREKMTKQTIGRVKRFYEEALAWLVDEKHVQSVTVEVKRLGSSKLSRNVILTLNDGAKLEVTP; encoded by the coding sequence ATGACGTATTTTAATTTGAATGCCATTACTGCCCCGATAAATACCAAAGAAGGGCTCACTCATGCTGTACTTCAAAGTGTGTTGAATCATGCAGAAGCGACCAAAAATGATCGCGCCCGTATGGAGAATAGGGAACGTGGCGGTTGTTGGAATGATGAGTATATTCGAAGTATCGGCTCTCGTGATTGGACGCTTAAGCGCGAGAAAATGACAAAGCAAACCATTGGACGAGTAAAACGTTTTTATGAAGAGGCGTTGGCTTGGTTAGTTGATGAAAAACATGTGCAATCGGTAACGGTTGAGGTCAAGAGACTTGGTTCAAGCAAGTTATCGAGAAACGTCATATTAACGCTTAATGATGGGGCAAAATTAGAGGTGACACCATGA
- a CDS encoding baseplate J/gp47 family protein: MSTQRSLSALIDRATATLIAKTGQHNPAIDAIACAIAGVSYGQYGYQDQLFRELHPETASEPWLYLHAERHDVERLLPTFAKGFIQFEQLGGVVSIPKGSIVIDITGSEYQTIRAQYSNEDVEVIALIAGVSGNLPSGAVLRLSKSINGVNPDNVLCLGFSGGADIEELEHWRQRICTAFNKGQEVGRRDDYESWARSAHADVDFAWALDNTPERGMVQVYIGARENDPTLSLEVITTVQTFIDKERLAGCHPLVAIPTHKAVDVEIQNVQDEQVRADVIVALQELFKDKMGQRDESVNPPKQVSITPTEIVLAIALLPVITSLSSQPKSNLLRTVKFMF; this comes from the coding sequence ATGAGCACACAACGCAGTCTAAGCGCGTTAATTGATAGAGCAACCGCCACATTAATTGCGAAAACAGGCCAACATAACCCGGCGATTGATGCTATTGCGTGCGCCATTGCCGGGGTTAGTTATGGTCAGTATGGATATCAAGATCAGCTCTTTCGAGAGTTGCATCCTGAAACTGCATCTGAGCCTTGGTTGTATTTACACGCTGAGCGTCATGATGTTGAACGACTTCTTCCTACGTTCGCTAAAGGTTTCATTCAATTTGAACAATTAGGTGGTGTGGTTTCTATTCCTAAAGGTTCAATCGTTATTGATATTACAGGCAGTGAATACCAAACCATTCGAGCTCAGTACAGTAATGAAGATGTGGAAGTGATTGCGCTCATTGCTGGTGTGTCTGGAAACTTACCAAGTGGCGCGGTGCTTCGATTATCAAAAAGTATTAATGGGGTGAACCCTGATAATGTACTTTGTCTTGGTTTTAGTGGCGGTGCTGACATTGAAGAGTTAGAGCATTGGCGTCAACGAATCTGCACGGCTTTCAATAAAGGTCAAGAAGTGGGACGACGAGACGATTATGAAAGTTGGGCGCGTTCAGCTCATGCTGATGTAGATTTTGCATGGGCGTTAGATAACACGCCTGAGCGTGGCATGGTTCAAGTCTACATTGGTGCGAGAGAAAATGATCCCACGTTATCTTTAGAAGTCATCACAACGGTACAAACGTTTATTGATAAAGAGCGGTTGGCAGGGTGCCACCCTTTAGTGGCTATTCCAACGCATAAAGCGGTCGATGTTGAAATTCAAAATGTTCAAGATGAGCAGGTGAGAGCGGATGTAATTGTGGCACTTCAGGAATTATTTAAAGACAAAATGGGGCAACGTGATGAATCGGTGAATCCACCAAAACAAGTGTCCATTACCCCTACTGAAATAGTGCTTGCCATTGCCCTATTACCAGTAATTACATCGTTAAGCAGCCAACCGAAGAGCAATTTATTGCGGACAGTGAAATTCATGTTTTAG